One stretch of Miscanthus floridulus cultivar M001 chromosome 18, ASM1932011v1, whole genome shotgun sequence DNA includes these proteins:
- the LOC136524827 gene encoding exopolygalacturonase-like, whose protein sequence is MARRPLLLLVVVALLRSTSAGGAATITVDVKDYGAKGNGVDDDTRPLMTAWKAACGSAGAVTMLLSPGTYYIGPVQFHGPCNASTLTFQLQGTLKADTDLSRFRNDWIEFGWVTGLTVAGGVIDGQGAAAWPFNECPFRKDCKVLPTSVRFVNSRNTAVRDVTSVNPKFFHIALLQAKNIRMSGLRISAPPDSPNTDGIHIERSAGVSITDARIGTGDDCISIGQGNDGVDVARVRCGPGHGMSVGSLGRYAGEGDVTRVHVRDVVFTGTDNGVRIKTWENSPTKSSAAHMLFENLLMEDVRNPIIIDQKYCPYYNCEHKYVSGVTLEDIQFKNIKGTTTTPVAVMLRCGVPCQGLVLQDVDLKYMGQGGTSAKCENATAKYVGYQFPKPCT, encoded by the exons ATGGCGCGGCGGCCACTGCTGCTCCTTGTCGTCGTCGCGCTCTTGCGGTCAACGTCTGCCGGCGGGGCGGCCACCATCACCGTAGACGTCAAGGACTACGGGGCCAAGGGCAACGGCGTCGACGACGACACCAGG CCTCTGATGACGGCGTGGAAGGCGGCGTGCGGGTCGGCCGGCGCGGTGACGATGCTGCTGTCGCCGGGGACGTACTACATCGGCCCCGTGCAGTTCCACGGCCCCTGCAACGCCTCCACCTTGACCTTCCAGCTGCAG GGAACGCTCAAGGCTGACACGGACCTGAGTCGGTTCCGCAACGACTGGATCGAGTTCGGGTGGGTGACGGGGCTCACCGTCGCCGGCGGCGTCATCGACGGCCAGGGCGCCGCGGCCTGGCCCTTCAACGAGTGCCCTTTCCGCAAGGACTGCAAAGTCCTCCCCACC AGCGTGCGGTTCGTCAACAGCCGGAACACGGCGGTGCGTGACGTCACGTCGGTGAACCCCAAGTTCTTCCACATCGCGCTGCTGCAGGCGAAGAACATCCGGATGAGCGGGCTCCGGATCAGCGCGCCGCCCGACAGCCCCAACACGGACGGCATCCACATCGAGCGCAGCGCCGGGGTGTCCATCACGGACGCGCGCATCGGCACGGGCGACGACTGCATCTCCATCGGCCAGGGCAACGACGGCGTGGACGTGGCCCGCGTGCGGTGCGGCCCGGGCCACGGCATGAGCGTCGGCAGCCTCGGCCGGTACGCCGGCGAGGGCGACGTCACGCGGGTGCACGTCCGCGACGTCGTCTTCACCGGCACCGACAACGGCGTCCGCATCAAGACGTGGGAGAACTCCCCCACCAAGAGCAGCGCCGCGCACATGCTCTTCGAGAACTTGCTCATGGAGGACGTCCGGAACCCCATCATCATCGACCAGAAGTACTGCCCCTACTACAACTGCGAGCACAAG TACGTGTCCGGGGTGACGCTCGAGGACATCCAGTTCAAGAACATCAAGGGCACGACGACGACGCCGGTGGCGGTGATGCTCAGGTGCGGCGTGCCGTGCCAGGGCCTGGTGCTGCAGGACGTGGACCTCAAGTACATGGGGCAGGGCGGCACGTCGGCCAAGTGCGAGAACGCCACGGCCAAGTATGTCGGCTACCAGTTCCCCAAGCCCTGCACCTAG
- the LOC136523439 gene encoding vicilin-like seed storage protein At2g18540, translating into MGDAEPVVLTSPSMPPLTPSSSFESDLKVNLEDDPDRETASEEEPEPLSVEEVVFNSLEMARKEEEDQHLRAITQKETDDCILKRVVEISKEEEHHREKEEERHHEERRHEEEEECRHRQEETEQRRLVMDAERRRRRAERKKREEEHQQQGDDACGSTSSN; encoded by the coding sequence atgggcgatGCTGAACCCGTCGTCCTCACGTCGCCCTCGATGCCTCCattgacgccgtcgtcgtcgttcgaATCGGACCTCAAGGTGAACCTCGAGGACGATCCAGACCGTGAGACCGCATCGGAGGAGGAACCGGAACCTCTTTCAGTGGAGGAGGTTGTCTTCAACTCGTTGGAGATGGCtcgaaaggaggaggaggaccagcaccTCCGTGCCATCACACAGAAGGAGACCGACGACTGCATCCTGAAGCGCGTCgtcgagatctccaaggaggaggagcaccatcgcgagaaggaggaggagcgccaccACGAGGAGCGCcgccacgaggaggaggaggaatgcCGCCACCGCCAGGAGGAGACCGAGCAGCGCCGTCTCGTGATGGACGCGGAACGGCGCCGGCGTAGGGCTGAGCGAAAGAAGCGCGAAGAGGAGCACCAGCAGCAGGGGGACGACGCATGTGGCAGCACTAGtagtaattag